The Procambarus clarkii isolate CNS0578487 chromosome 76, FALCON_Pclarkii_2.0, whole genome shotgun sequence genome includes a window with the following:
- the LOC138357145 gene encoding calphotin-like — translation MAVDPDNDRKTTLVTENSLVFKGDNVGLREQLGVQGRQRWSQRTAWCSRETTLVSENSLVFREDNVGHREQLGVQGRQRWSQRTAWCSRETTLVSENSLVFKGDNVGLREQLGVQGRQRWSQRTAWCSGETTLVSENSLVFKGDNVGHREQLGVQGRQRWSQRTAWCSGETTLVTENSLVFKGDNVGLREQLGVQGRQRWSQRTVWCSGETTLVTENSLVFKGDNVGHREQLGVQGRQRWSQRTAWCSGETTLVSENSLVFKGDNYVGTAAVRDAATVRDAAAVRDAATVRDAAAVRDAATVRDAAAVRDTATVPDTATVPDTATVPDTAAVPDTAAVPDTAAVRDTAAVPDTATVPDTAAVPDTAAVRDTAAVPDTAAVRDTAAVPDTATVPDTAAVPDTATVRDTAAVPDTATVRDTATVRDTAAVPDTATVRDTATVRDTATVRDTATVRDTATVRDTAAVRDTATVPDTAAVPDTATVRDTAAVRDTAAVRDTATVPDTATVPDTAAVPDTATVPDTAAVRDTAAVRDTATVRDTATVPDTAAVPDTATVPDTAAVRDTAAVSDTATVPDTATVPDTATVPDTATVPDTATVRDTATVRDTATVPDTATVPDTATVRDTATVRDTATVRDTATVRDTATVRDTAAVRDTATVRDTATVPDTAAVPDTAAVRDTATVPDTATVPDTATVRDAATVPDTAAVPDTATVRDAAAVRDAAVRDAAVRDAAAVRDAAAVPDTAAVSDTATVRDTATVRDTATVPDTATVPDTAAVPDTAAVPDTAAVPDTAAVRDTAAVPDTATVPDTAAVPDTAAVRDTAAVPDTAAVRDTAAVPDTATVPDTAAVPDTAAVPDTATVRDTAAVPDTATVRDTATVRDTATVRDTAAVPDTATVPDTATVRDTATVRDTATVRDTAAVRDTATVPDTAAVPDTATVPDTAAVPDAATVRDTAAVRDTAAVRDTATVPDTATVPDTAAVPDTATVPDTATVRDTAAVSDTATVPDTATVPDTATVPDTATVPDTATVRDTATVRDTATVPDTATVPDTATVRDTATVRDTATVRDTATVRDTATVRDTAAVRDTATVRDTATVPDTAAVPDTAAVRDTATVPDTATVPDTATVRDAATVPDTAAVPDTATVRDAAAVRDAAAVRDAAAVRDAAAVPDTAAVSDTATVRDTATVRDTATVPDTATVPDTAAVPDTAAVPDTAAVPDTATVRDTAAVPDTATVPDTAAVPDTAAVRDTAAVPDTAAVRDTAAVPDTATVPDTAAVPDTAAVPDTATVRDTAAVPDTATVRDTATVRDTATVRDTAAVPDTATVPDTATVPDTATVRDTATVRDTAAVRDTATVPDTAAVPDTATVRDTAAVRDTAAVRDTATVPDTATVPDTAAVPDTATVPDTATVRDTAAVSDTATVPDTATVPDTATVPDTATVPDTAAVRDTAAVPDTAAVSDTAAVRDTAAVPDSAAVRDAATVPDTAAVRDTATVRDTATVRDTATVSDTATVRDTATVRDTATVRDTATVRDTATVRDTATVRDTAAVRDTRSVYMSPLVPLLSLKNVIRRELLDGFEESRTVQTGTSRSIVH, via the exons CGTTGATCCTGATAATGACCGGAAGACAACGTTGGTCACAGAGAACAGCTTGGTGTTCAAGGGAGACAACGTTGGTCTCAGAGAACAGCTTGGTGTTCAGGGGAGACAACGTTGGTCACAGAGAACAGCTTGGTGTTCAAGGGAGACAACGTTGGTCTCAGAGAACAGCTTGGTGTTCAGGGAAGACAACGTTGGTCACAGAGAACAGCTTGGTGTTCAAGGGAGACAACGTTGGTCACAGAGAACAGCTTGGTGTTCAAGGGAGACAACGTTGGTCTCAGAGAACAGCTTGGTGTTCAAGGGAGACAACGTTGGTCTCAGAGAACAGCTTGGTGTTCAGGGGAGACAACGTTGGTCTCAGAGAACAGCTTGGTGTTCAGGGGAGACAACGTTGGTCTCAGAGAACAGCTTGGTGTTCAAGGGAGACAACGTTGGTCACAGAGAACAGCTTGGTGTTCAAGGGAGACAACGTTGGTCACAGAGAACAGCTTGGTGTTCAGGGGAGACAACGTTGGTCACAGAGAACAGCTTGGTGTTCAAGGGAGACAACGTTGGTCTCAGAGAACAGCTTGGTGTTCAGGGGAGACAACGTTGGTCACAGAGAACAGTTTGGTGTTCAGGGGAGACAACGTTGGTCACAGAGAACAGCTTGGTGTTCAAGGGAGACAACGTTGGTCACAGAGAACAGCTTGGTGTTCAAGGGAGACAACGTTGGTCTCAGAGAACAGCTTGGTGTTCAGGGGAGACAACGTTGGTCTCAGAGAACAGCTTGGTGTTCAAGGGAGACAAC TACGTGGGTACTGCCGCCGTCCGTGATGCTGCCACCGTCCGTGATGCTGCCGCCGTCCGTGATGCTGCCACCGTCCGTGATGCTGCCGCCGTCCGTGATGCTGCCACCGTCCGTGATGCTGCCGCCGTCCGTGATACTGCCACCGTCCCTGATACTGCCACCGTCCCTGATACTGCCACCGTCCCTGATACTGCCGCCGTCCCTGATACTGCCGCCGTCCCTGATACTGCCGCCGTCCGTGATACTGCCGCCGTCCCTGATACTGCCACCGTCCCTGATACTGCCGCCGTCCCTGATACTGCCGCCGTCCGTGATACTGCCGCCGTCCCTGATACTGCCGCCGTCCGTGATACTGCCGCCGTCCCTGATACTGCCACCGTCCCTGATACTGCCGCCGTCCCTGATACTGCCACCGTCCGTGATACTGCCGCCGTCCCTGATACTGCCACCGTCCGTGATACTGCCACCGTCCGTGATACTGCCGCCGTCCCTGATACTGCCACCGTCCGTGATACTGCCACCGTCCGTGATACTGCCACCGTCCGTGATACTGCCACCGTCCGTGATACTGCCACCGTCCGTGATACTGCCGCCGTCCGTGATACTGCCACCGTCCCTGATACTGCCGCCGTCCCTGATACTGCCACCGTCCGTGATACTGCCGCCGTCCGTGATACTGCCGCCGTCCGTGATACTGCCACCGTCCCTGATACTGCCACCGTCCCTGATACTGCCGCCGTCCCTGATACTGCCACCGTCCCTGATACTGCCGCCGTCCGTGATACTGCCGCCGTCCGTGATACTGCCACCGTCCGTGATACTGCCACCGTCCCTGATACTGCCGCCGTCCCTGATACTGCCACCGTCCCTGATACTGCCGCCGTCCGTGATACTGCCGCCGTCAGTGATACTGCCACCGTCCCTGATACTGCCACCGTCCCTGATACTGCCACCGTCCCTGATACTGCCACCGTCCCTGATACTGCCACCGTTCGTGATACTGCCACCGTTCGTGATACTGCCACCGTCCCTGATACTGCCACCGTCCCTGATACTGCCACCGTCCGTGATACTGCCACCGTCCGTGATACTGCCACCGTTCGTGATACTGCCACCGTTCGTGATACTGCCACCGTCCGTGATACTGCCGCCGTCCGTGATACTGCCACCGTCCGTGATACTGCCACCGTCCCTGATACTGCCGCCGTCCCTGATACTGCCGCCGTCCGTGATACTGCCACCGTCCCTGATACTGCCACCGTCCCTGATACTGCCACCGTCCGTGATGCTGCCACCGTCCCTGATACTGCGGCCGTCCCTGATACTGCCACCGTCCGTGATGCTGCCGCCGTCCGTGATGCCGCCGTCCGTGATGCCGCCGTCCGTGATGCTGCCGCCGTCCGTGATGCTGCCGCCGTCCCTGATACTGCCGCCGTCAGTGATACTGCCACCGTCCGTGATACTGCCACCGTCCGTGATACTGCCACCGTCCCTGATACTGCCACCGTCCCTGATACTGCCGCCGTCCCTGATACTGCCGCCGTCCCTGATACTGCCGCCGTCCCTGATACTGCCGCCGTCCGTGATACTGCCGCCGTCCCTGATACTGCCACCGTCCCTGATACTGCCGCCGTCCCTGATACTGCCGCCGTCCGTGATACTGCCGCCGTCCCTGATACTGCCGCCGTCCGTGATACTGCCGCCGTCCCTGATACTGCCACCGTCCCTGATACTGCCGCCGTCCCTGATACTGCCGCCGTCCCTGATACTGCCACCGTCCGTGATACTGCCGCCGTCCCTGATACTGCCACCGTCCGTGATACTGCCACCGTCCGTGATACTGCCACCGTCCGTGATACTGCCGCCGTCCCTGATACTGCCACCGTCCCTGATACTGCCACCGTCCGTGATACTGCCACCGTCCGTGATACTGCCACCGTCCGTGATACTGCCGCCGTCCGTGATACTGCCACCGTCCCTGATACTGCCGCCGTCCCTGATACTGCCACCGTCCCTGATACTGCCGCCGTCCCTGATGCTGCCACCGTCCGTGATACTGCCGCCGTCCGTGATACTGCCGCCGTCCGTGATACTGCCACCGTCCCTGATACTGCCACCGTCCCTGATACTGCCGCCGTCCCTGATACTGCCACCGTCCCTGATACTGCCACCGTCCGTGATACTGCCGCCGTCAGTGATACTGCCACCGTCCCTGATACTGCCACCGTCCCTGATACTGCCACCGTCCCTGATACTGCCACCGTCCCTGATACTGCCACCGTTCGTGATACTGCCACCGTTCGTGATACTGCCACCGTCCCTGATACTGCCACCGTCCCTGATACTGCCACCGTCCGTGATACTGCCACCGTCCGTGATACTGCCACCGTTCGTGATACTGCCACCGTTCGTGATACTGCCACCGTCCGTGATACTGCCGCCGTCCGTGATACTGCCACCGTCCGTGATACTGCCACCGTCCCTGATACTGCCGCCGTCCCTGATACTGCCGCCGTCCGTGATACTGCCACCGTCCCTGATACTGCCACCGTCCCTGATACTGCCACCGTCCGTGATGCTGCCACCGTCCCTGATACTGCGGCCGTCCCTGATACTGCCACCGTCCGTGATGCTGCCGCCGTCCGTGATGCTGCCGCCGTCCGTGATGCTGCCGCCGTCCGTGATGCTGCCGCCGTCCCTGATACTGCCGCCGTCAGTGATACTGCCACCGTCCGTGATACTGCCACCGTCCGTGATACTGCCACCGTCCCTGATACTGCCACCGTCCCTGATACTGCCGCCGTCCCTGATACTGCCGCCGTCCCTGATACTGCCGCCGTCCCTGATACTGCCACCGTCCGTGATACTGCCGCCGTCCCTGATACTGCCACCGTCCCTGATACTGCCGCCGTCCCTGATACTGCCGCCGTCCGTGATACTGCCGCCGTCCCTGATACTGCCGCCGTCCGTGATACTGCCGCCGTCCCTGATACTGCCACCGTCCCTGATACTGCCGCCGTCCCTGATACTGCCGCCGTCCCTGATACTGCCACCGTCCGTGATACTGCCGCCGTCCCTGATACTGCCACCGTCCGTGATACTGCCACCGTCCGTGATACTGCCACCGTCCGTGATACTGCCGCCGTCCCTGATACTGCCACCGTCCCTGATACTGCCACCGTCCCTGATACTGCCACCGTCCGTGATACTGCCACCGTCCGTGATACTGCCGCCGTCCGTGATACTGCCACCGTCCCTGATACTGCCGCCGTCCCTGATACTGCCACCGTCCGTGATACTGCCGCCGTCCGTGATACTGCCGCCGTTCGTGATACTGCCACCGTCCCTGATACTGCCACCGTCCCTGATACTGCCGCCGTCCCTGATACTGCCACCGTCCCTGATACTGCCACCGTCCGTGATACTGCCGCCGTCAGTGATACTGCCACCGTCCCTGATACTGCCACCGTCCCTGATACTGCCACCGTCCCTGATACTGCCACCGTCCCTGATACTGCCGCCGTCCGTGATACTGCCGCCGTCCCTGATACTGCCGCCGTCAGTGATACTGCCGCCGTCCGTGATACTGCCGCCGTCCCTGATTCTGCCGCCGTCCGTGATGCTGCCACCGTCCCTGATACTGCCGCCGTTCGTGATACTGCCACCGTCCGTGATACTGCCACCGTTCGtgatactgccaccgtcagtGATACTGCCACCGTCCGTGATACTGCCACCGTCCGTGATACTGCCACCGTTCGTGATACTGCCACCGTCCGTGATACTGCCACCGTCCGTGATACTGCCACCGTCCGTGATACTGCCGCCGTCCGTGATACCAGGAGCGTGTACATGTCGCCTTTAGTGCCACTGCT gtcccttaaaaatgtcattagacgagaactcctggatggatttgaagaaagtagaacagtgcagactggaactagcaggtccattgttcattag